A single window of Archangium gephyra DNA harbors:
- a CDS encoding tetratricopeptide repeat protein, whose translation MTSSIRSLAERSLVPVLVAVALALSPLSVRAANAEAGAQVESQARAKFSEGNIAYDLGEFQKALDAYSEAYRLMPLPGFLFNIAQCHRQMGRPERAGFFYRRYLTLSKEEPANAALVGELIAEMDEAVQREQLRRQSREETARDQAKAAALRAQAEAIAARRVQQGEGKRALVPGARTAGRTEAEVKGDNPLTKWWVWAGAGAVAVIAGGVIYAATAPQPRPTTLGTVR comes from the coding sequence ATGACGTCATCGATCCGTTCGCTCGCTGAGCGCTCCCTGGTGCCGGTGCTGGTGGCGGTGGCGCTGGCCCTCTCGCCCCTGTCCGTGCGCGCCGCGAACGCGGAGGCGGGCGCCCAGGTGGAGTCCCAGGCCCGCGCGAAGTTCTCCGAGGGCAACATCGCCTACGACCTGGGCGAGTTCCAGAAGGCCCTGGACGCCTACAGCGAGGCGTACCGGTTGATGCCCCTGCCGGGCTTCCTCTTCAACATCGCCCAGTGCCACCGGCAGATGGGCCGTCCCGAGCGCGCCGGCTTCTTCTACCGGCGCTACCTGACGCTCTCCAAGGAGGAGCCCGCCAACGCCGCGCTGGTGGGGGAGCTCATCGCGGAGATGGACGAGGCGGTGCAGCGCGAGCAGCTGCGGCGCCAGTCGCGCGAGGAGACGGCGAGGGATCAGGCGAAGGCCGCGGCGCTGCGGGCCCAGGCGGAGGCGATCGCCGCGCGCCGGGTGCAGCAGGGCGAGGGCAAGCGGGCCCTGGTGCCCGGGGCCAGGACCGCCGGGCGGACCGAGGCCGAGGTGAAGGGCGACAACCCGCTGACGAAGTGGTGGGTGTGGGCGGGGGCGGGCGCCGTGGCGGTGATCGCCGGTGGCGTCATCTACGCGGCCACCGCTCCCCAGCCGCGCCCCACCACGCTGGGCACCGTGCGTTAG
- a CDS encoding FHA domain-containing protein: MARSLLLSLLVRQHLALKEKFRARYPHCWLVWEAGVWNVPENSEQNHGTTRLPTSDLRDCLPSGDAMCFELALAPGRDTLTLGRASHNVFVINDATVSREHLALHAQPDGSWTVEALVQGGPAMLSGKRMRPGQHLPLESGMQLQLGDVRLTFHDAESFHTRMGHTAALMLANPRSGPRETPA, from the coding sequence ATGGCGCGCTCCCTGCTGCTCTCGCTGCTCGTGCGGCAGCACCTCGCACTCAAGGAGAAATTCCGGGCCCGCTACCCGCACTGCTGGCTGGTGTGGGAGGCCGGGGTCTGGAACGTTCCGGAGAACAGCGAGCAGAACCACGGCACCACCCGGCTGCCCACCTCGGATCTCCGCGACTGCCTGCCGTCGGGGGATGCCATGTGCTTCGAGCTGGCGCTGGCGCCGGGGCGGGACACCCTGACGCTGGGGCGGGCCTCGCACAACGTCTTCGTCATCAACGACGCCACGGTGTCCCGCGAGCACCTGGCGCTGCACGCCCAGCCGGACGGAAGCTGGACGGTGGAGGCGCTGGTGCAGGGAGGGCCGGCGATGCTCAGCGGCAAGCGGATGCGCCCCGGGCAGCACCTGCCGCTGGAGTCCGGCATGCAGCTGCAGCTGGGCGACGTGCGGCTCACCTTCCACGACGCCGAGAGCTTCCACACCCGCATGGGCCACACGGCCGCGCTGATGCTGGCCAACCCGCGCAGTGGCCCCCGGGAGACCCCGGCCTGA